The DNA sequence GAGCCTTGGATCTTCGGCCAGGCAAATTTCCAGGTCAGCCGGGATGATGATTTCAAAGTCGGTATCTTCTTCCACGCTTAGGTGCAGCATATCCCCCAGCCTGGCTTCCAACGTTTTCCGGATACCGGCATTGACGGCCAGAATAAAACCGCCGCCACCAGTAGGAATAAGGCCAAGGCCGGCGAATTCATGGCCGTTAATGGTCCCCCGGATTCTGAAAAACTGCCTGTTGCCTGCTTTGATCTCCTGAGCGGTGGCTTCGGGTATCAAAATGTAGAACCAGCCGGTCTTTTCCCCGTTCTTTTCGAAACGTGCTATTTCCGCGCTGAATTGTACCATATCTAGGATTAAATTTCGCCGGCTACACCCATGCCGAAAAGGGCGAAATCATATTTCACCGGATCGGAAGGATCCAATTTCCGCAAATTCCTGGTTAGTTCCAAAGCCGTCTGCCAGCCTCCCCGCGGGCGCCGGATCAATTCCAGCTTCCGGGCTACGCGTTCTACGTGTACATCACAGGGACAAATAAGCGATGCCGGAAGAATCTTCGTCCACAACCCGAAATCAACTCCTTTATCATCTTTCCGCACCATCCACCGAAGAAACATGTTCAGCCTTTTACAGGCCGAATCGCGCTCCGGAGCTGGTATATGCTTCATTGTGCGGCGTGGAAAATCCTCCAGGCTGAAGAACCTCCGGCGGAAGGCATTCAAACAGGCTTCCATGGGCTCAGAACCACCGGATCCCGTTTCATTGGAATCTCTTTCACCGGGATTTGGTTCACCAGAAGCTGTTTTAAAGGAACCTGTTTCACCCGATTCAGTTTCATTCGAATTTGTTTCGCCGAGAGCTGCTTTACCAAGATTCGTTTTTCCGGAACCTGTTGCACCAAACGATGAAAAACTGCCGGTAAAAGCTTCTTCCAAACTATCGAACTCCGCATAATGACGCCGGAAGAATTCAATAAAATAAAGGGTGTCGGTCGCATTAAAGGTCCGGTGTTTAAAGCCCAGCAAACGTTTCAGATCAGATTCCTCGTGCTGCGTAATAAATTCATAAGGAGTACCGTCCATCAGCCCGATCAGTTCCCTGCACTTGGCAATGATGGTTTTCCGCTGCCCCCAGGCCAGCACAGCCGCCCAAAACCCCATGATCTCAATATCCTGTTTCCGGGTAAACAAATGCGGAATACAAACCGGGTCATTCTCAATAAACCCAGGCTGATTATACTGTTCCACCTTCGCATCCAAAAACCCCTTCATCCCCTCAATCCCCCATTACGCAAGCCCCCGGAAATCAAAACATCACTTCTTATCATTCGAAACCTTAAACCATTGCAAACCAACTACGCGAAGCAAAAAAACTAAAAACTTTAAACTTTAAACTGTTGCGAAGCACCCTCGAGAAGCACTAAAAACTTTAAACTAAAAACTTTAAACTTTAAACTTTAAACTTTAAGCTGTTGCAAAGCACCCTCGAGAAGCACTAAAAACTTTAAACTTTAAACTAAAAACTTTAAACTTTAAACCGTTGCGAAGCAACTTCTCGAAGCAACTTCGCGAAGCAACTTCAAATAAGCGCCTGTTCCAAGTCCCCGATAAGGTCCTCAACATCTTCCACCCCAACACTAAGCCGGATAAGCCCATCCGTCACTCCGCTTTTCAAGCGTTCTTCCCGGGGAATAGCCGCGTGGGTCATAGAAGCCGGATGTCCCAGTAAGGATTCGACTCCGCCCAGCGATTCTGCCAGTGAAAACACCTTGGTGGCGCTTAGTACCCGCATCGCATCTTCGATCCGGTCGCCTTTCAGGCTAAAAGAAAGCATTCCGCCGAAATCCCGCATCTGCCGGCGGGCGACATCATGATTGGGGTGATCGGGCAAGCCTGGCCAATAAACCTTGCTCACCGCAGGATGCTCGTTTAAAAACCGCGCTACCGCGGCGCCGTTCTCGCTATGCCGCTGCATGCGCAGGTGCAGGGTTTTAATGCCTCTCAGCACCAGGAAACAATCCTGGGGGCCGGGAACAGCTCCGCAGGAGTTCTGGAGGAAGGCAATGTCCTCCGCCAGTTTATCGTCGTTGCAGACAAGAGCGCCCATTACCACATCAGAATGACCCGCCATATATTTCGTCAGCGAATGCATTACCACATCAGCGCCAAGATCCATCGGCGTCTGCAGGTAGGGCGAAGCAAAGGTATTATCTACGGCCAGCAACGCCCCGCATTGCTTTGCAATCGCGGATATGGCGGCTATATCGTTAATTTTAAGCGTTGGATTCGTAGGAGTTTCCACCCAGATCATCCGCGTGCGTTCGTTCACAAAACTTTGCACCGCGGAAGCATCTTCCATCCCCGCAAAATGGAACCTGATCCCATATTTTTCAAACACTTTCGTGAAAATACGATAGGTCCCGCCATAGAGATCATTGGTGGCAATAACCTCATCGCCGGGGGACAGCAGTTTCACCAGGGTGTCAATAGCCCCCATCCCGCTGCTGAAGCAGAAGCCGTGCCTGGCGTTCTCCAGGGCGGCAATATTATTTTGGAGCTGGTGGCGGGTGGGGTTCTGCGTGCGGGAATATTCATAGCCCTTATGCTCCCCCGGAGCCGCCTGTACATAGGTAGAGGTTTGGTAAATCGGGGTCATAATGGCACCCGTGGAAGGATCGGGAAACACACCCGCGTGAATGGCTTTTGTTCCGAATTTCATGATTCTGTTTTTTTGACGGCCAGCCGCAATACTGCTGCGAGCCCGTTATCCTAAAGGTAGCTCCTTAAATAAAGGCTGACCCTCATAGCCCCGCCTTTATTTGACACCTGCCTGGGCGCTGAATTTATAACCCAGCTGCTTATCGGTTTGGTAACCGGAATTCGCATACTGAAGTTGTTTGTCCATCAGGCTGATGGCTTTTATATGTTCAAAATCAGGAGCTACCAGGTCAAATTCAATGCTAT is a window from the Anseongella ginsenosidimutans genome containing:
- a CDS encoding TIGR02757 family protein, whose protein sequence is MKGFLDAKVEQYNQPGFIENDPVCIPHLFTRKQDIEIMGFWAAVLAWGQRKTIIAKCRELIGLMDGTPYEFITQHEESDLKRLLGFKHRTFNATDTLYFIEFFRRHYAEFDSLEEAFTGSFSSFGATGSGKTNLGKAALGETNSNETESGETGSFKTASGEPNPGERDSNETGSGGSEPMEACLNAFRRRFFSLEDFPRRTMKHIPAPERDSACKRLNMFLRWMVRKDDKGVDFGLWTKILPASLICPCDVHVERVARKLELIRRPRGGWQTALELTRNLRKLDPSDPVKYDFALFGMGVAGEI
- a CDS encoding cystathionine gamma-synthase, which translates into the protein MMKFGTKAIHAGVFPDPSTGAIMTPIYQTSTYVQAAPGEHKGYEYSRTQNPTRHQLQNNIAALENARHGFCFSSGMGAIDTLVKLLSPGDEVIATNDLYGGTYRIFTKVFEKYGIRFHFAGMEDASAVQSFVNERTRMIWVETPTNPTLKINDIAAISAIAKQCGALLAVDNTFASPYLQTPMDLGADVVMHSLTKYMAGHSDVVMGALVCNDDKLAEDIAFLQNSCGAVPGPQDCFLVLRGIKTLHLRMQRHSENGAAVARFLNEHPAVSKVYWPGLPDHPNHDVARRQMRDFGGMLSFSLKGDRIEDAMRVLSATKVFSLAESLGGVESLLGHPASMTHAAIPREERLKSGVTDGLIRLSVGVEDVEDLIGDLEQALI
- a CDS encoding YdeI/OmpD-associated family protein, encoding MVQFSAEIARFEKNGEKTGWFYILIPEATAQEIKAGNRQFFRIRGTINGHEFAGLGLIPTGGGGFILAVNAGIRKTLEARLGDMLHLSVEEDTDFEIIIPADLEICLAEDPRLLENFMKFNKANRNYFINWINGAKTEPTRTRRIAMTVEAMELGLDFGAMIRRDKARRQSGEI